The Deltaproteobacteria bacterium DNA segment CCTCTACGGGCCATTCCCAATGGATCAGCGGCGATAAATCCCGTCGGTTCGCCCATCAGTTGCGCGCCTTGCACGATGCCGTGCTTGCTGGATCCGGGACAGTGGCCAAGGATGATCCGATGTTGACCGTTCGACATGTCAAGGGGCGCAACCCCCTGCGGGTCATCATCGATCCTGAATTGGGCATCTCTCCAAACGCTAGGATTCTCCGGGAGCAGGACCAAGCCCGTACATTGCTGATTACGGGGGGCAAGGCTCCTCGTGAAAAACAGGATCAAATCAGGGCGCTGGGCGCTGAAATCCTGTCCTTGCCTGAGGGAGAAAAGAATATCTTTGACTTAAGAGTTCTTTTTGCCTCCCTGGCGGAACGAAAAATTTCCTCTATTCTGGTGGAGGGCGGCGCGGGGGTGATCACTTCCGTCTTGAAACAGGGACTTGCCAACCGCGTTGTGGCCATTGTCGCTCCAAAAATTTCAGGGGAGGGACTAAACACGGTAGGAAATCTTGGAATCAATGATATGGGCAAGGCTCTCGGGCTTACCTTCGAAAAAATAACCCGCAGCGGTGACGATGTCATCCTTGATGGGAGGATGCGATAAACAAATTCCTTCATCAGCTCTGCCAACCTTACCCCCAGCAACTGGGTCATATTCAAACGGCGTCTTTCCTGATAAGAAAAAATATAACAGGCAGGCAATTCATGAAACGGAAGAGATTTTCACCGGAACAGATCATCAGGTTTCCCAACGGGGACAGGGCTAAGCAATATCGACCTGTTCCGTAAGTATAGTATTTCCGAGCAGGCATTCTATAACCGGAGGACTCAGTACGGAGATATGTCGATCAGCGATGATGGTAAACTTCGTCATGAGTGTTTGAATGAACGCTGGTTTCTTAATATGATCGATGCGCAAGAAAAGATTGCCGTATGGAGAGAGGCCTACAGTCAGGAGCGATCTCACAGTTCCCTGCAGAATCTCTCTCCCTGTGAATTTGTCGAAGAATGTTGCTGGAACCTACAGGACCAAAGGCTCAATACCGAGATGGCTCATCCTTTAGGGCAAGATCAGAGGACCTCAAGGCTCCATGAACGGAAAAACTGACTGCACACTGTGGGATTTTCTGAAGCAGCGACGGCAGACGGGATGGTTGCGGGACCTCGCCTGACAGGCCTCTAAGTCTATATAATAATGATGGATTTCACACCACCTAAATTTTATGTTCTCCCCCGATTCGGGCGGGGTTTCCTGCGTTCCCCGAGTTATTTTCCGTCCTGATTGACGCATCGGATCGCTCCATGTGCCCAAACAAAGGGAGCTGTCTGTCCTTTTAGAATCTCTCCAACAAAACCGGCCTGTTTGTCAACGAGAGCCGCATCGTTCAACTCCCAGCCGATGCCGCCCAATTTATAATGGTCGTTCAGATATCTCGGGATAACCGTAAAACCATTGCAGACACAACTCTCTAAAAAAGAAAAGCCCCACAAACGGCGTGGGGCTTTTCGCACCTGCTTGATATTATTGTCCGGGGCTCGGCCTCGACTCTTTCTCGATCACACGCCAGTAAACCCCATGCGTATCTTCCGGATGAACGAACGCCTGGTGCTTTTTCTGTGACCGCCAGTATCGTACTTCTCGGCCCTCTCCTGTTCGCTCCGGGAGAACCTTTGCGCCATTGCTCTTCAGCGCATTGACCGCATCACTGACGCTTGCGACATTCAGGCCCAGTAACTGCACCCCAAATTCGTAGTCTTCCCGTTCCCGAACGGGCTTTTCTTTACGCGACCAGCGCGTTTCCCCGCCCTTGCCGGAAAGAACCACCTTACCTTCGCAATCCAGAAGTTCGTACCATTCATCGCCGCCTTCCATCAGTTCCACGATCGTCTGTCCCACAGAAAAGCAGGACACATTGATTTGGAAGTCATGGTCGGTGTACCGTTCCACGACTTCCCAGCCAAAGAGCCGACAGTAGTCTTCCTCGGCTTTGACCACATCGAAAACGGCAATGCTGATCCGGTCAATAAAACCGGCCTCGACTTTATCACTCACCAGAGAACGACCTCTTACTTCTTCGGCTTGGCCAGAACCTTCTCCGCCAACTCTTCTCCATAGATGTGGCCAAGGGAAATCTGGCGCCGCAGTTCGAGGAAATCCACCGTGCTGGAACCGGTCTTTGCTTGCGTATTGAAAGCGTTGAAGCCCATCCAGGCATCACCGTTCATGTTCGCACCGAGCCAGTATCTTGCATGAGTCTTCGTCGTATCCCAGAAGAATCTCTTCTTCAGGCGGATCGTCTCAACCGCCTTCATCAGGCACATGGGGAAGGTATTCGTCAAAGTCCAGATCATGCCGTTGATGTGGTTGTCCAGAAGCGTGAAATCCGTAGCCAGGGTTTTCAGGTAATCGTTGCCCTCTTTCAGGGCCGCACCGCTTTTCATTTCACCATAGACGATTTCCCCGTTGTCCACATACTTGTCCGTGATGACGCGGGGGTCGCGGACCCAGTTGCCGTCCTTGTCCTTTTTCACCGGCAGAGCCTTGCCTATCAACCCCAGGCGCTCCATTTTATAGGAACTGTAAGGAATGTTCGAAACACAGTTCCACAAGGCGTGCTCCATGGAAAGATTCCAGGGCAGGAAGTCCGTGGACCCGCCATCGGGTGAGGAGCCCGCACGGGTACCGACCTGTCCGAAGACCGCCGTGTCAGCGGAGATATTGATATCACAGGCCTGACCGATTTCCTGTCCACCCCCAATCCGCATCCCGTTGACGCGGCAGATCGTGGGAACACCGCAACTCAATATGGCATCGACCATTGCCCCGAACAGATAGATATAATCGGAATAGTCTTTTGGACGGCGTGTGTAATACTCTGCGTATTCCTTGGTGTTACCGCCGGTGCAAAAGGCCCGGTCGCCAACGCCCGTAAAGACGGCCGCTACGATTGACTTGTCCATGGAAGCCTTGTGGAAGCCTGCAATAACGCCCTTTACCATGTCCGTTGTGTAGGAATTGTACTGCGCAGGGTTATTCAAGGTGATTCGTGCCGTGTAAAGCCCTTCCACCGCATTCCCCTTGGGATCGAGAAGAGGTGCCTTCTCGTAAATCGTGGAGGGCGCTTCGGCCCGGTTAAACCGGTCGTCAAACAGATTATGATCCTTCAAAACATTGTCTCTTTCCAACCAATCTAGTGCCATAATTCTTACCCCTTTCTTTTCTGTAGTTCTTGATGAAAAAGCTTGACGGCCTCGAAAACTGAGGTCCGCCGAGCATTCATTCTCCTGGCGTTCAATCCCGAATCCGTTACCGCCTCATTGTTTATCGGAAAACGCGGGGATATCCCGCAACGGCTAAGTCATGCCGTAACCGCCATCCACGCA contains these protein-coding regions:
- a CDS encoding transposase, whose protein sequence is MSISDDGKLRHECLNERWFLNMIDAQEKIAVWREAYSQERSHSSLQNLSPCEFVEECCWNLQDQRLNTEMAHPLGQDQRTSRLHERKN
- a CDS encoding RibD family protein, with translation STGHSQWISGDKSRRFAHQLRALHDAVLAGSGTVAKDDPMLTVRHVKGRNPLRVIIDPELGISPNARILREQDQARTLLITGGKAPREKQDQIRALGAEILSLPEGEKNIFDLRVLFASLAERKISSILVEGGAGVITSVLKQGLANRVVAIVAPKISGEGLNTVGNLGINDMGKALGLTFEKITRSGDDVILDGRMR
- the oah gene encoding 6-oxocyclohex-1-ene-1-carbonyl-CoA hydratase; this translates as MALDWLERDNVLKDHNLFDDRFNRAEAPSTIYEKAPLLDPKGNAVEGLYTARITLNNPAQYNSYTTDMVKGVIAGFHKASMDKSIVAAVFTGVGDRAFCTGGNTKEYAEYYTRRPKDYSDYIYLFGAMVDAILSCGVPTICRVNGMRIGGGQEIGQACDINISADTAVFGQVGTRAGSSPDGGSTDFLPWNLSMEHALWNCVSNIPYSSYKMERLGLIGKALPVKKDKDGNWVRDPRVITDKYVDNGEIVYGEMKSGAALKEGNDYLKTLATDFTLLDNHINGMIWTLTNTFPMCLMKAVETIRLKKRFFWDTTKTHARYWLGANMNGDAWMGFNAFNTQAKTGSSTVDFLELRRQISLGHIYGEELAEKVLAKPKK